Proteins co-encoded in one Octopus sinensis linkage group LG6, ASM634580v1, whole genome shotgun sequence genomic window:
- the LOC115212877 gene encoding chymotrypsin-1-like encodes MLSLCCLLVAIASVSAGGNSTHKGIVGGSRAQNCQFPSIVYLEIFNQPTDSSYGACGGTLVDATHVLTAAHCVEGKVRRIKVNIGSNNKRSPGSQSTTVSKFVIHGGYVRSKYVVKNDIAMLTLNTRVREARCVKFAKLASKGETFGTSRCIAAGWGKFAYKGQSPDQLFKVTLPAIPADVCKRRSKMRISDGILCAGDFTAGGTSTCQGDSGGPLYCRNRSYQTVLAGVTSFGSRCNGEVSAFTDVGYFRDWIDSNM; translated from the exons ATGCTGTCTCTGTGCTGTCTTCTTGTTGCGATTGCTTCCGTTTCTGCTGGTGGTAATA GCACCCATAAAGGAATCGTCGGTGGATCCCGAGCACAAAACTGTCAATTTCCATCCATTGTCTATCTCGAAATATTTAACCAGCCTACAGACTCAAGTTATGGTGCATGTGGAGGTACTTTGGTTGATGCTACACATGTTTTGACAGCAGCTCactgtgt GGAGGGAAAAGTCAGACGTATTAAAGTGAATATTGGTTCCAACAACAAGCGGTCTCCTGGTAGTCAGTCAACAACTGTATCTAAATTTGTGATACATGGTGGATACGTAAGATCTAAATACGTTGTCA AGAACGACATTGCAATGTTGACTTTGAATACCCGAGTCCGTGAAGCCCGATGCGTGAAATTTGCAAAATTAGCTAGTAAAGGAGAGACTTTTGGTACCTCAAGATGTATCGCTGCTGGATGGGGAAAATTTGCAT ATAAAGGACAGAGCCCTGACCAATTATTTAAAGTAACCCTTCCAGCTATTCCGGCAGATGTATGTAAAAGACGGTCTAAAATGAGAATTTCCGATGGAATTCTCTGTGCCGGAGATTTTACAGCAGGTGGAACATCTACTTGTCAG GGTGATTCTGGTGGTCCACTCTATTGTCGAAACAGATCTTATCAAACGGTCCTGGCAGGTGTAACATCTTTCGGAAGCAGGTGTAACGGCGAGGTCAGTGCTTTCACCGATGTTGGATATTTCCGAGACTGGATCGACAGCAACATGTAA